The nucleotide sequence GTCGCGTCCGTTGAAAAGCGGCTTCCCGGTTACGCCGCCTGCGGTAGCCGCCACCCGGGGTGCGTCTTTCGTTTTTTTCGATTACCCTGGAGGTGCCCCGACCGGCCGAGGGAGGCGACATGGCATCGACGATCGAACAGCACACCGTGCTGCCGCCTTCCTCCACCGAGCCGGACGCCCGTCGGGAACTCCGGCGGCTCGACGAGTTCATGGTCGCGGCATCCCGGGCCCAGCAGGCGAAACTGGTGGGCCCGGACGGTAGCGAAGTGACCCTTCCCGAGCAGGTCTACGACGTTCTCAGGGACGTCGTCAAGGCCATGTCCCAGGGCTTCGCCATCAACATCGCGCCGTTGAACGCCGTCCTGACCACCCAGCAGGCGGCCGACCTGCTCAACGTCTCCCGGCCGACGCTGGTCAAACTGCTGGAATCCGGCGAGATCCCGTTCGAGAAACCGGCACGTCACCGGCGCGTCCTCCTCAGTGACCTGCTCGAATACCGGGCGCGCTCTCGTGCGGAACGGCAAGGATTACTCGATGAGCTGACAGCTTCGGCGAGCCGGGATGGCAGCGATGACATCGTCGACGGGTTCATCCAGACTCGCTAGCCGTGCCCTTTCCCGCCTTCCTCGATGCTTGCGTGCTCATTCCCATCCGATTGACGGATCTCTTGCTGCGCCTGGCCGAGGCCGGCACTTACCGCGTTCTGTGGTCGGGCGAAGTGCTCGATGAGGTCGAGCGGAATCTCGTCGGGCATTTCGGTCTTGAGCCGGCGCGGGTGAAGCGACGATTGACCGGCATGCGCTCGGCCTTCCCGGACTCCGAGGTCACCGGCTACAGGCCATTGATTCCCGCCATGACCGATCATCCGAAGGACAGACACGTGCTGGCCGCCGCGGTACATGCGAACGCGGCGGTGATCGTGACAGCGAATCTCAAGGACTTCCCGCCCTCAGCCCTCGAGCCCTACCGGATCGAGGCGATACACCCCGACGACTTCCTGCTCGACCAGCTCGATCTGTATCCGGCTGCCACTCTTCGCTGCTTACGCGAACAGGTCAGCGCCCTCGAACGGCCACCGGAAACGTTGAGTGAATTCCTCGAAAGATTCGAGAAAACGGTTCCCGGCTTCAGCAAGGAATCACGTCGCCTGCTCGACCGCCGGTAGCCGTCGCAGGACCGAGATCATCAGCAGCACCCCGCCGATCACCTGGACGGCCAGCACCGCCACATGTCCGGTGAATCCCATGGTGAACGCGGTGAACAACCCCCACGCCCCCGTGCCTGCCATCGCCCCGGCGCCGGTCCACACCAGCACCAGTCGCGGCCAGAACCGTCCTCGTGACACGTTCGCCAGCGCGATCGCGGCGAGCACACCGAGCACCGCGATCACGACGTCCTGACCGCGGGCCGCGATCCCGCCGGGTCCGAACGCCCAGATCGTGTGGCCGATCGCCGTGACGAGCGCGGCGGCGATGCCGAGCAGGCCCGCCACCCCGATCGTGCCCGGCTTCACGGTGCCGGTGACGACGAACCACCAACGATCGCGGGCGTAGAGCACGAACGCGGTCAGCAGCAGAATGCCCTGCCAGGCGAAGCCGCCGTAGACGACGGCCCAAACCCAGTTCTCCAGCGGCATTTCGGTCAGCTGCGCCCGGGACAGGTCGGCGATGATCACCGGGAGGTTCAGCACGATCGGCGCGAGCAGCCCGGTGCCGATCCAGATCGGGAACAGGACCAGCGGCGCGGGGATCCGGCGGCCCCAGGAGTAGGTGAAGGCCAGCGCGAGGAGCACCGCGACGACGTCCATCCCGCCGGTGACCAGGTTCGCGAACATCATCACGTCGGAGTCCACAAAGGACGGATCGCGCAGGCCGAGGCCGCCGCCGGTGACCCAGGACGCCTTGAGGGTCAGGTACGGGAGCGTGCCCAGGATCGCGGCGTAGCAGACGATCAGGCGGACGCTGGAGATCTTGGGCGGAGCCATCGCTACGGTCATGCTCCCCAGCGTCGGCGTCCGCGCCGCGGAAAGGCTCCCCCGCGAGCCTGGTCCGCCTCCCCCTTCAGAAGGAGCTGGGCAGTTTCGCCGCGGTTTCCTCGTCGGCCGGGGTCAGCGTCGCCAGGGAGATCTCGGAACGCCGTCCGAGGTACAGGTACGAGAATTCGAAGCGCAGCAGGCCGACGTCCGGGTGCAGGTACCGCTTGAGGACGATCCGCTCGCCGGAGACGTCGTGCTCCTTCCACATCCGCTCGAAGAGCTCGGACTCCTGCCGCAGCCGCTTGACCAGGTTCTTCCACGCCGGTTCGGCGATCAGGCGGGGGAGATCGACCTCCCAGTCCGGGAGCCTGCGGCGCCACTCGGGATTGGTCAGGCACTGGATCAGGGTGTTGCGGTCCTCGAACGGGATCGCGTCCAGGCATCAGCCAGGCGTAGGCGAGGATGTCGCATCGCGCGTTGCGCACGCAGACCGGGAACGGCTCCAGTTTGTCCATCATCCGGTGGACGTTCTGGCTGAGGAGCTTGCAGTCCTTCTCCAGTGGCGGCTCGGGCGCGCCGGCGAGGGTGAGCAGGTGGGTGTGCTCGTGCGGGTCGAGCCGCTGGGCGCGGGAGATCGCGTCCAGCACCTGCTCGGACGCGTTGATGTCGCGTCCTTATTCGAGCCACGTAGTTGTGGTGGACGCAGAACCGCGCTGACCAGCGCCGGGGCCCCGAATCTGGGGCAGATCTGGGGCAAACATGCTCGCGTTCGACCTCTACCGGCCGCGTGTTCGGCCGGCGTTGACCGTCGTCACCGACCCGCCGGTCGCCCGGTTCGCGCGGGCGCCGTACGTGCGCGCCGTCGCGGCCTATCTCGCCGTGCGCGTCCTCGGCGTGGCGATGCTCGCCGTGATGGCGGCGCCCCGCGACCTGCCGTTGCTCGAGCGGCTCGCCGCGTGGGATGGCTGGTGGTACCTGCAGATTGCCGAGCACAACTACACCGGCGTGCCCGAACCCCTCGACGCGGCGGGCGAGCTTTTCCCTGCTGCGCCAATGGGTTTCTTCCCGCTGTACCCCGGTGCCATGCGGGTACTCGGCGAGCTTGGCGTGCCGTTGCTGGCGGCCGGGCTGATCGTGTCGACGGTCGCCGGCGTCGTCGCGGCGTGCGGCCTGCAGCGCATCGGCGAACGGGTCGGCGGGCATCGCGTGGGCCTGGTCCTCGTCGTGTTGTGGGCGGGTGCGCCGATGTCGATCACGCAGTCGATGGTGTACACGGAAAGCCTGTTCGTCGCGCTCGCCGCGTGGGCGTTGGTCGGGGTGCTCGAGCGCCGGTTCGGCATGGCCGCGGTGTGCACGATGTTCGCCGGGCTGACCCGGTCGACCGCGGCTGTTCTAGTCGCCGTCGTCGTGGTCGCCGCTGCGATCGGTGCCGTGCGCGGTCGCGGCCGGGACCGGTGGCGGCTGCTGGGCTGGGCGGCGGTCGCGCCGCTTGGGTTGGCCGGCTACTGGGGATTCGTCGCGGCGCGGACGGGGAGCCTGACCGGGTGGCAGGACATCGAACTACGCGGGTGGGGTGTCCGGTGGGACTGGGGTCGCGAGGCGGCCGAGTACACGGTGCGGCTGCTCACCCGTGAGGGGTCGCGGTTCGAGACGCTCGTGTTGTTCGTGACGGTCGCCGCGGTGGTCCTCGGCGTGGTCATGATCGCGCAGCGGTTGCCGTGGCCACTGGTCGCGTACGGGGTCGGTGTCGCCGTCCTCGCGATCGGTACCGCTGGGTTCCCTCAAATGCGGGGGCGTTTCTTGCTGCCCGCATTCGTGCTGCTGCTGCCCATCGCCGTCGGCCTCGCGAAACGTCGCCCGTCGACCGCTGTCGCCGTCACCCTCGCATTCGTCCTGTTCGGCTGCTGGTACTCCGCGTACTCGCTCACCGCATGGAAGCACGGCATCTAACCGCAACCGTCCATCACACTCTGTAGCTGCGCCGTGCAGTATCGTGGTGCTGTACCTCTTCGCGGAGGGATAGCCCCCGGTTTGGCCACCGGGGGCACGCGAAGAGGTCGACTCCGCGAATGAGGGTGGTCGTGATGAACGACGTTCTGCCTGCCGACGCTCCGATCGGCGCACGCATCCGCTTCTACCGAAACCGGCGCGGCATGTCCCGCCCGGTACTTGGTGGCCGGGTCGGCAAGAGCGACGAATGGGTCAAGGCCGTCGAGAACGGCCGTCTGCAAACGCCTCGGCTACCGATGCTGCTCCGGATCGCGCAAGCGCTTGAGCTTGACGACCTCGCAACGCTCACCGGCGACGGGCACGCCGTGCCGGTCGCGCTGTACGCGGGTCCTCGGCACTCCGCCCTGTCCGCCGTGCAGGCTTCGCTCACCGAATACCGCGTGTCGCTGAAAATCGAGCCGGTATCTGTGCCGCACCTCGCCATCCGGCTGCGTCAAGCGTGGCTTGTACGCCACTCGTCGCCCGACCACCGAACGCAACTCGGCACACTGCTGCCTGGTCTCATCCGCGACGCGCAGGTCGCCGTGCGGGCGCTCCGCGGCGAGGAGCGACGCGAAGCGCGCCGGGTTCTCAGCGGCGTCTATCAGCTCGCCGATTTCTACGTCGCTTACCAACCGGCTCCCGAATTGGTCTGGATGGTCGCCGACCGCGCGCTGACCGAAGCGCAAGAGGCAGACGACCCGTACATGATCGCGGGCGGCGCGTGGGCGATGGTGCAGGCACTGCGCGAGGCCGGCCGCTGGGATGAGGCGGTAGACCTCGCGACCGATGCACGTGATTCGCTCGCCCGGCACCTCGACGGGGCGCCGGACGATTGGCGCGGGATGGTCGGCGCACTCGACGCAGAGGTCGCGTACGTGCACGCGCGCCGCGGTCGACACGGGTTGGCATGGGCACATTGGGAGAAAGCCGACCAGATCGCCCGGCGCCTCGGCGCCGACTACCGACACACACAATCCTCGTTCTCGCAAAGTGTCATGTCCGCGCACGCGGTCACCCTCGGCGTGGAGCTGCGCCGCACCGGCGAGGCAGTGCGCGCCGCGAACGGGTTCGACCCGGTGGCCATTCCGTCACTCGCGCGCCGCAGCCGCCACCTGATCGAGGTAGCCCGCGCGCACGCGCTCGAGGGCGACGGCGACGCGGTGCTGTCCCTGCTTGACCGGTCGCAGCGCGTCGCAAACGAGACGATCAGCTACAACGGATTTGCGCGTGACATGCTGCGCAATCTGCGAAAACACCCGCCCACCGGGCGCGAGACCGAAGTGCGCAATCTCTGTGATCGCGTCGGGTTGGCCGCTTAGCCCAACCGGGTGAAGGTACAAACTGTACCCCTCGACTAGTTGATCACTCCTAGCGTTCAAGGTGTGACTACACGAGGTTGGCGGATCGAGCGTCCGCAGCACATCAACGACGTGAACGACCGACCGACCGTGCTCACGGTCGGTGTCGTGCGGGATCACAGGGACCAGTACCGGGTTGCCCTCGCGGTCAGCAACGGGCCGACGCTGATCCTTGACCCAACGCAGCGGGACGTGCTGATAGCAAACCTCGATGCCGCTCGCGTAGCAGCGGAACGCCTCGAGCGGAACGACCGGTGAGCACCCCGACGCGCCCCACCATGTCCTCGGGGTGGCGGAACGTCCGGGAGTTGACCGGAGTGAGCCTCACGGGGCAGCCGGTCGACATCTTGACCGGGGTAGTGGAGACCCCGACGGGCCTGTCGCCCGCGCTGCTGGTCGGGGTGTGCGGGCTCGTTGTCGACGAGATGTTCGTCGCTGGAATGGTGACGGCGCTCGAGCAGGCGGCCGAGGACGCGCGCCGCGGGGATGAGCCGTTGTGGTGAGGCATTCCTTGATGGTGCGGCGCCGATTCGGCCGGCGGGGACACGGGCCACTGCATCGGCCGGTCGAGGTCTACAACGTCGCGGATG is from Amycolatopsis lurida and encodes:
- a CDS encoding integral membrane protein translates to MLAFDLYRPRVRPALTVVTDPPVARFARAPYVRAVAAYLAVRVLGVAMLAVMAAPRDLPLLERLAAWDGWWYLQIAEHNYTGVPEPLDAAGELFPAAPMGFFPLYPGAMRVLGELGVPLLAAGLIVSTVAGVVAACGLQRIGERVGGHRVGLVLVVLWAGAPMSITQSMVYTESLFVALAAWALVGVLERRFGMAAVCTMFAGLTRSTAAVLVAVVVVAAAIGAVRGRGRDRWRLLGWAAVAPLGLAGYWGFVAARTGSLTGWQDIELRGWGVRWDWGREAAEYTVRLLTREGSRFETLVLFVTVAAVVLGVVMIAQRLPWPLVAYGVGVAVLAIGTAGFPQMRGRFLLPAFVLLLPIAVGLAKRRPSTAVAVTLAFVLFGCWYSAYSLTAWKHGI
- a CDS encoding helix-turn-helix domain-containing protein, encoding MASTIEQHTVLPPSSTEPDARRELRRLDEFMVAASRAQQAKLVGPDGSEVTLPEQVYDVLRDVVKAMSQGFAINIAPLNAVLTTQQAADLLNVSRPTLVKLLESGEIPFEKPARHRRVLLSDLLEYRARSRAERQGLLDELTASASRDGSDDIVDGFIQTR
- a CDS encoding helix-turn-helix domain-containing protein; its protein translation is MNDVLPADAPIGARIRFYRNRRGMSRPVLGGRVGKSDEWVKAVENGRLQTPRLPMLLRIAQALELDDLATLTGDGHAVPVALYAGPRHSALSAVQASLTEYRVSLKIEPVSVPHLAIRLRQAWLVRHSSPDHRTQLGTLLPGLIRDAQVAVRALRGEERREARRVLSGVYQLADFYVAYQPAPELVWMVADRALTEAQEADDPYMIAGGAWAMVQALREAGRWDEAVDLATDARDSLARHLDGAPDDWRGMVGALDAEVAYVHARRGRHGLAWAHWEKADQIARRLGADYRHTQSSFSQSVMSAHAVTLGVELRRTGEAVRAANGFDPVAIPSLARRSRHLIEVARAHALEGDGDAVLSLLDRSQRVANETISYNGFARDMLRNLRKHPPTGRETEVRNLCDRVGLAA
- a CDS encoding PIN domain-containing protein; its protein translation is MPFPAFLDACVLIPIRLTDLLLRLAEAGTYRVLWSGEVLDEVERNLVGHFGLEPARVKRRLTGMRSAFPDSEVTGYRPLIPAMTDHPKDRHVLAAAVHANAAVIVTANLKDFPPSALEPYRIEAIHPDDFLLDQLDLYPAATLRCLREQVSALERPPETLSEFLERFEKTVPGFSKESRRLLDRR